A DNA window from Chelativorans sp. AA-79 contains the following coding sequences:
- a CDS encoding methyltransferase, TIGR04325 family, whose translation MTLPDMLARPRPRPLPKLAKAGMRMSLVPLRVIRGRLRYLSPFPRRFSGAYPSHAEALRAASRRGVAGYDHDEVADVAFEKMCQVAPWDYPVLFWLRRLSGEVVSLVDAGGHMGTKYRAFFDLLPVSPDLRWTVYDVPAVVRAGRRRAEADGLQGLEFVERLEDADAADLFLGSGLLQYLDVPLPDLLRRMRRLPRHLLLNKVALRAGPGVVTLERIGTALVPYQIRNEADFLREVETLGYVLVDRWHIPSLSHVIETHPELGASRSEGFYFRLR comes from the coding sequence ATGACCCTGCCTGACATGCTCGCGCGGCCCCGCCCGCGTCCGCTGCCGAAGCTTGCCAAGGCCGGCATGCGGATGTCGCTGGTTCCGCTTCGGGTGATCCGGGGGAGGCTGCGTTATCTCTCGCCTTTCCCGCGCCGGTTCTCCGGAGCCTATCCCTCCCACGCCGAGGCGTTGCGGGCCGCCTCGCGCCGGGGCGTGGCGGGGTATGATCACGACGAGGTCGCCGACGTGGCTTTCGAGAAGATGTGCCAGGTCGCGCCATGGGACTATCCCGTTCTCTTCTGGCTGCGCCGCCTTTCGGGCGAGGTCGTCTCGCTCGTGGATGCGGGTGGCCATATGGGCACCAAGTACCGGGCTTTCTTCGACCTCCTGCCGGTTTCGCCCGATCTGCGCTGGACCGTCTATGACGTGCCGGCGGTCGTGCGCGCCGGCCGTCGCCGTGCGGAGGCGGACGGCCTCCAGGGGCTCGAATTTGTCGAGCGCCTGGAGGATGCGGATGCCGCCGATCTCTTTCTCGGGTCGGGGCTCCTGCAATATCTGGACGTTCCCCTTCCCGATCTCCTCCGCCGCATGCGCCGGCTGCCGCGCCATCTCCTTCTCAACAAGGTGGCGCTGCGCGCGGGGCCGGGCGTGGTCACGCTCGAGCGGATCGGCACGGCGCTGGTTCCCTACCAGATCAGGAACGAGGCGGATTTCCTGCGCGAGGTGGAGACGCTCGGCTATGTCCTCGTCGACCGCTGGCATATCCCGTCGCTTTCGCATGTGATCGAAACGCATCCGGAACTCGGTGCGAGCAGGAGCGAGGGCTTCTATTTCCGGCTGCGCTGA
- a CDS encoding GMC family oxidoreductase: MPAGTALQADLAIIGAGPAGLAIAREFAGTRIHVLVLESGGYDLEPQAQALNAVERIGEPLDRGAAPGRGYSDELSWLNDVPAFELRNRAIGGSTHTWVGKCAAFDEIDFAERPWVPGSGWPFTRETLSDALDRAGTLLNLGPNLYDDRLHTLLRSRPADLKLDRDRLRPFFWQFSHSRERPGAPLRFADEIRKIDAANIEVVTHATVTRINTDRARRRVTSLNIRALDGSHARVRAARVVLCAGGIENARLLLASGGIGNDRDLVGRYLADHPRAVIARFGPGEAAAVARHFGFFGLAEGRPTRFYLRGMALSPQLQERESLLNCAAYPVQELAASDPWLALKRLRRSRGGKRLRHAFEALSSPGLLAAGLHRRLVLKRGLPRKLEALRFDTMVEQRPDRESRVTLSSRRDVLDMPLARVDWRISAQEIRSVMRLGQSMSGEFQRLGLPEPRLAGWILRDDPAGAAFSDMAHPAGTTRMGRDPTTGVVDGNAAVFGIEGLYVAGSSVFPTPGHANPTLMIVALAIRLADHLKARFMDAPRPPARAEAVS; encoded by the coding sequence ATGCCTGCGGGTACTGCATTGCAGGCGGATCTGGCCATCATCGGCGCCGGTCCTGCAGGCCTGGCGATCGCGCGCGAATTCGCCGGCACCAGGATCCACGTGCTGGTGCTGGAAAGCGGCGGGTATGACCTCGAGCCGCAGGCGCAGGCGCTGAACGCGGTGGAACGGATCGGCGAGCCGCTGGACCGTGGCGCGGCTCCTGGCCGCGGCTATTCCGACGAGCTTTCCTGGCTGAACGACGTGCCCGCCTTCGAGCTGCGCAACCGGGCAATCGGCGGGAGCACACACACCTGGGTCGGCAAATGCGCGGCCTTCGACGAGATCGACTTCGCCGAACGCCCGTGGGTTCCGGGTTCCGGCTGGCCCTTTACACGCGAAACCCTCTCGGACGCGCTCGACCGCGCGGGGACCCTGCTCAATCTCGGTCCGAACCTCTACGACGACCGGCTGCACACCCTGCTCCGCTCCCGGCCGGCGGATCTGAAGCTCGACCGTGACCGGCTGCGCCCCTTCTTCTGGCAATTCAGCCATTCCCGCGAGCGCCCCGGGGCTCCGCTCCGCTTCGCCGACGAGATCAGGAAGATCGACGCCGCCAATATCGAAGTCGTGACGCATGCGACCGTGACTCGCATCAACACCGACCGGGCGCGGCGACGGGTCACATCCCTGAACATCCGCGCGCTCGACGGCAGCCATGCGCGCGTGCGGGCGGCGAGAGTGGTCCTGTGCGCCGGCGGTATCGAAAATGCGCGCCTGCTCCTCGCCTCGGGCGGCATCGGGAACGACCGGGACCTCGTCGGGCGCTATCTGGCAGACCATCCCCGCGCCGTCATCGCCCGTTTCGGGCCCGGCGAGGCCGCGGCCGTGGCCCGGCATTTCGGCTTCTTCGGCCTCGCAGAGGGGCGGCCGACCCGCTTCTATCTGCGCGGCATGGCGCTGAGCCCGCAGTTGCAGGAACGGGAAAGCCTGCTCAACTGCGCGGCTTACCCCGTCCAGGAACTGGCCGCGTCGGACCCGTGGCTGGCGCTCAAGCGGCTGCGGCGCAGCCGCGGCGGCAAGCGCCTGCGGCACGCCTTCGAGGCCCTGTCGTCGCCGGGCCTGCTTGCGGCCGGGCTTCACCGCCGGCTGGTGCTGAAACGCGGCCTGCCGCGCAAGCTGGAAGCGCTGCGGTTCGACACCATGGTCGAACAGCGGCCGGACCGCGAAAGCCGTGTGACGCTGTCCTCCCGCCGCGATGTGCTGGACATGCCGCTGGCGCGGGTGGACTGGCGGATCTCGGCGCAGGAAATCAGGAGCGTGATGCGGCTCGGCCAATCGATGTCGGGCGAGTTCCAGCGCCTCGGGCTGCCCGAGCCTCGTCTGGCCGGCTGGATACTCCGCGACGATCCGGCGGGCGCCGCTTTCAGCGACATGGCGCATCCCGCCGGGACGACCCGCATGGGGCGCGATCCCACGACGGGCGTGGTCGACGGGAACGCCGCGGTCTTCGGGATCGAGGGGCTCTATGTGGCCGGAAGCTCCGTGTTCCCCACACCGGGCCACGCCAACCCGACCTTGATGATCGTGGCGCTCGCCATCCGCCTGGCCGATCACCTGAAGGCGCGGTTCATGGACGCGCCGCGACCGCCGGCAAGGGCGGAGGCTGTTTCGTAG
- a CDS encoding DegT/DnrJ/EryC1/StrS family aminotransferase: MARVGLREWLAVGRVIATGHLARYGGVGDGPLTRFEAAYSQKFGVKHTLATSSGTGALISALAAAGIGPGDEVLVPAYTWIATAAAPLAVGAVPVLVDIDETLTMDPADILRKITPRTRAILPVHMANMVCDMDRIMEIAREHGLLVIEDACQAVGVSYKGRRVGTIGDVGAYSFNQFKNINVGEGGAVVTNDDRYYARARMYHDVGAIFRGHLDNENEPHFFGVNYKASQIQGAMLNVQLAKLDPMLARMRARYRVMTRILEGSQTFRIGPHNDAGNAVGLHVIFDTAQEAAGFAAGHKRGVYRLYDSSRHVYTNWLPVLEQRAPHPRMNPFAWTSTRVEYTPDMCARTLDILQRTCRISLGENYPLPLMAFLARRMASGNGPARQVSYAV, from the coding sequence ATGGCGAGAGTTGGTTTGCGGGAATGGCTGGCGGTCGGGCGTGTGATCGCGACGGGACATCTGGCCCGCTATGGCGGCGTGGGCGACGGGCCGTTGACGCGGTTCGAGGCTGCCTATTCGCAGAAGTTCGGTGTCAAGCACACGCTGGCCACGAGCAGCGGCACCGGGGCGCTCATCTCGGCTTTGGCCGCCGCCGGCATCGGGCCGGGCGACGAGGTATTGGTGCCGGCCTACACGTGGATCGCCACCGCCGCTGCACCGCTTGCCGTCGGTGCAGTGCCTGTCCTGGTCGACATCGACGAGACGCTGACCATGGATCCCGCCGATATCCTGCGCAAGATCACGCCCCGCACGCGTGCCATCCTGCCCGTGCACATGGCCAACATGGTCTGCGACATGGACAGGATCATGGAGATCGCGCGCGAGCACGGGCTCCTCGTGATCGAGGATGCCTGCCAGGCCGTGGGCGTCAGCTACAAGGGCCGGCGCGTCGGCACGATCGGCGATGTGGGCGCCTACAGCTTCAACCAGTTCAAGAACATCAATGTGGGGGAGGGTGGGGCGGTCGTCACCAATGACGACCGCTATTATGCGCGCGCCCGGATGTATCACGACGTGGGCGCCATCTTCCGCGGCCATCTCGACAACGAGAACGAGCCGCATTTCTTCGGGGTGAACTACAAGGCGAGCCAGATCCAGGGGGCGATGCTCAACGTGCAACTCGCCAAGCTGGATCCGATGCTCGCCCGCATGCGGGCGCGCTACCGCGTGATGACGCGGATCCTCGAAGGCTCCCAGACGTTCAGGATCGGCCCGCACAACGATGCCGGGAACGCCGTCGGGCTGCACGTGATCTTCGACACGGCGCAGGAGGCGGCAGGATTCGCTGCCGGTCACAAACGCGGCGTCTACCGGCTCTACGATTCCAGTCGCCACGTCTACACCAACTGGCTGCCGGTGCTCGAGCAACGGGCCCCGCATCCGCGGATGAACCCGTTCGCATGGACCTCCACCAGGGTCGAGTACACGCCGGACATGTGCGCGCGCACGCTCGACATCCTGCAGCGCACCTGCCGCATCAGCCTCGGCGAGAACTATCCCCTGCCGCTGATGGCCTTCCTGGCACGGCGGATGGCAAGCGGAAACGGCCCCGCGCGGCAGGTCTCCTATGCGGTATAG
- a CDS encoding 4'-phosphopantetheinyl transferase superfamily protein, with product MRYRPVCIGPNVIDLWRWPLDVVAGDLPRYVAMVSDGEFARAARFVHERDRLRFLVGRGRLREIVAHYLGVSAKRLVFVYNAFGKPHLAMSEPPLHFNLSHSGGMAVLAVSDRYHVGVDVEQVLPLKEDVAGHFFSPAEQRALSAMPPGDYLEAFYRCWTRKEAFVKAHGAGLSLPLDAFDVSIDEREPTLLRLDGDPAAPLQWQLAEIALPRGFIGAVAAPTGGNGISLRYRSALEDEREEEWTASPRPLRPHAPFPGDQLFNRASRM from the coding sequence ATGCGGTATAGACCCGTTTGCATCGGCCCGAACGTCATCGACCTGTGGCGCTGGCCGCTCGACGTCGTCGCCGGCGATCTGCCCCGCTACGTCGCGATGGTGAGCGATGGGGAGTTCGCGCGCGCGGCGCGCTTCGTGCATGAGCGGGACCGCCTGCGCTTCCTTGTGGGGCGGGGGCGGCTGCGGGAAATCGTGGCGCATTATCTCGGCGTCTCCGCCAAGCGTCTCGTCTTCGTCTACAACGCTTTCGGCAAGCCACACCTGGCGATGTCCGAGCCGCCGCTCCACTTCAATCTCAGCCATTCCGGCGGAATGGCCGTGCTGGCGGTCTCCGACAGGTATCATGTCGGCGTCGACGTGGAGCAGGTCCTGCCGCTGAAGGAGGACGTGGCCGGGCATTTTTTCTCCCCTGCCGAGCAGCGTGCGCTGAGTGCCATGCCGCCGGGTGACTATCTGGAGGCGTTCTACAGGTGCTGGACGCGTAAGGAGGCATTCGTGAAAGCGCACGGCGCCGGCCTCTCGCTGCCGCTCGATGCGTTCGATGTCTCGATCGACGAGCGTGAGCCGACGCTCCTGCGGCTGGACGGGGATCCCGCCGCACCTTTGCAGTGGCAGCTTGCCGAGATCGCGTTGCCGCGCGGATTCATCGGTGCGGTGGCGGCCCCCACGGGCGGGAACGGCATCTCCCTGCGTTACCGGTCGGCCTTGGAGGACGAGCGCGAGGAGGAATGGACTGCGTCCCCGCGACCGTTGCGGCCGCATGCCCCCTTTCCCGGCGATCAGCTGTTCAACCGCGCATCCAGGATGTAG
- a CDS encoding condensation domain-containing protein, translating to MNMMDLAGAPAENPRRVIAEFPCTQTQLRCWFLDQLKPGNPALNVAVRWEIRGAFKIASIEEAFRKVIERHEILRTRFADVDGQPVQQVVDSVDFRMSVIDLRNVPASQRDERIQSISRETAGVPFDLREPGLFRVTFLMVENNRGLILITAHQSCFDGWSIRILGREVGEMASAIDSGRTPTLPELPLQYGDFALWQAEYRQSYGFEAEKAYWRRQLADAPYFEIRPDRPRGGVKTNRGDIVSVAMPLEFGERINLAARGLQVSLFSHGAAVISAALHRFSGERQILFGTQIAGREDVDLENLIGVFINNLVLRFDASDELSFAEHVRRAGETVESALNHQRMPFNNLVELINPARDPARNPLVSINFNQQKAFLEDARYGGFELISSPSQSPGVIYDLNFIMIGRPNGWRMSVEYNMDLFDAATAKELLRVWQETYEMALERPEATLGSFGTPPSARLQKTAPSGELGGIEALLGKHPDIQEAAAIRTDDGGIYAFVAPSPSLSRPLETLPAFLMDHLANRLPAKDMPAGVSVLLMFPRTPAGDIDRQALKAPSPGPLPARERPISKPAPDARSLAPAKEHELARIWANVLGVDEVKGSDDFFALGGHSLLALRMFSAMREAFGVKPELSLLFKAPTLAAFCREVFGEEAATAEMPTATAEAEEKPRSVYWETSVYRKGNGACTVYTLNHPLLYYHMANALADGPSVVNLHMFGAELDDELRRMSIEEIVADAIRAMDLRPGSGPLVLVGLCINGLLAIEMARQLRGMGHDVDCVAMIDTWAPGYFRALPRLRQSRWKLERRVKRLAYFTGRLLRGRIRLMDYLKEFNLSQKLLGRLSSAAALTKEEVATEAVTELLVNASRSYRLQPVMDEEVLLFRSQAHHKRARKLLFGWRGFIREDSAVHDVEGWHEDSLTSAGIESLAGTLSRRLAAGG from the coding sequence ATGAACATGATGGATCTGGCCGGCGCGCCGGCGGAAAACCCGCGCCGGGTCATCGCCGAATTCCCGTGCACCCAGACACAGCTCCGCTGCTGGTTCCTGGATCAGCTCAAGCCGGGCAACCCCGCGCTCAACGTGGCCGTGCGCTGGGAAATCCGCGGCGCCTTCAAGATCGCGAGCATCGAGGAGGCGTTCCGCAAGGTCATCGAACGTCACGAGATCCTGAGGACCCGGTTTGCCGACGTTGACGGCCAGCCGGTGCAGCAGGTGGTGGACAGCGTCGATTTCCGCATGTCCGTCATCGACCTGCGCAACGTACCCGCCTCCCAGCGTGACGAGCGCATCCAGTCCATCAGCCGCGAGACGGCTGGGGTGCCGTTCGACCTGCGCGAGCCCGGCCTCTTCCGCGTCACCTTCCTGATGGTGGAGAACAATCGCGGCCTGATCCTCATCACCGCGCACCAGTCCTGCTTCGACGGCTGGTCGATCCGCATCCTCGGGCGCGAGGTTGGCGAGATGGCCTCGGCGATCGACTCCGGCAGAACGCCGACACTGCCCGAGCTTCCGCTGCAATATGGCGATTTCGCGCTCTGGCAGGCCGAATACCGGCAGAGCTACGGCTTCGAGGCCGAAAAAGCATACTGGCGCAGGCAACTGGCGGACGCGCCCTATTTCGAGATCCGGCCGGACCGCCCCCGCGGTGGGGTCAAGACCAATCGCGGCGACATCGTCTCGGTGGCGATGCCGCTCGAATTCGGCGAGCGGATCAACCTGGCTGCGCGCGGGCTGCAGGTGTCGCTCTTCAGCCATGGCGCAGCGGTGATCAGCGCTGCCCTGCACCGCTTCTCCGGCGAACGGCAGATCCTCTTCGGAACGCAGATCGCGGGACGCGAGGATGTCGATCTGGAGAACCTCATCGGTGTCTTCATCAACAATCTGGTCCTGCGCTTCGACGCGTCGGACGAGCTGAGTTTTGCCGAGCACGTCCGGCGGGCCGGCGAAACGGTGGAATCCGCGCTCAACCATCAGAGGATGCCGTTCAACAACCTCGTCGAGCTGATCAACCCCGCGCGCGACCCCGCGCGCAACCCGCTGGTCTCGATCAATTTCAACCAGCAGAAAGCCTTCCTCGAGGATGCGCGCTATGGCGGGTTCGAGCTCATCAGCTCGCCTTCCCAGTCGCCCGGCGTGATCTACGATCTGAACTTCATCATGATCGGCAGGCCGAACGGCTGGCGCATGTCCGTGGAATACAACATGGACCTTTTCGACGCCGCCACGGCAAAGGAACTCCTGCGCGTCTGGCAGGAGACCTACGAGATGGCGCTGGAGCGGCCCGAGGCCACGCTGGGCTCCTTCGGCACGCCGCCCAGCGCGCGCCTCCAAAAGACCGCGCCCTCGGGTGAACTCGGCGGTATCGAGGCGCTTCTCGGTAAGCATCCCGACATCCAGGAAGCGGCGGCGATCCGCACCGACGACGGAGGCATCTACGCCTTCGTGGCGCCCTCGCCTTCACTTTCACGGCCTCTTGAAACGCTTCCCGCATTTCTGATGGACCATCTCGCCAATCGGCTGCCCGCGAAGGACATGCCGGCCGGTGTCAGCGTACTGCTCATGTTCCCACGCACCCCCGCAGGGGACATTGACCGACAGGCGCTGAAGGCTCCCTCGCCGGGTCCGCTCCCGGCGAGGGAGCGCCCAATCTCCAAGCCCGCTCCGGACGCACGAAGCCTCGCGCCGGCGAAGGAGCACGAGCTTGCGAGGATCTGGGCGAATGTCCTCGGGGTGGACGAGGTCAAAGGCTCGGACGACTTCTTCGCGCTCGGCGGCCATTCGCTTCTGGCCCTGCGGATGTTCTCCGCGATGAGGGAGGCCTTCGGCGTCAAGCCGGAACTCTCGCTCCTCTTCAAGGCGCCCACGCTCGCCGCCTTCTGCCGCGAAGTCTTCGGCGAAGAGGCTGCCACGGCCGAGATGCCGACCGCGACGGCAGAAGCGGAGGAGAAGCCCCGTTCCGTCTATTGGGAAACGTCCGTCTATCGCAAGGGGAACGGCGCCTGCACGGTTTACACGCTGAACCACCCGCTGCTCTATTACCACATGGCCAATGCGCTGGCCGATGGCCCGTCTGTGGTGAACCTCCACATGTTCGGCGCCGAACTTGACGACGAGCTCCGCCGGATGAGCATCGAGGAGATCGTCGCCGACGCAATCCGCGCCATGGACCTTCGCCCCGGTTCAGGCCCCTTGGTGCTGGTCGGCCTTTGCATCAACGGTCTTCTCGCGATCGAGATGGCGAGGCAGCTTCGCGGCATGGGTCACGACGTCGACTGCGTCGCCATGATCGACACCTGGGCGCCCGGCTATTTCCGCGCGCTGCCGCGCCTGCGGCAGTCCCGCTGGAAGCTGGAAAGGCGGGTGAAGCGGCTCGCCTATTTCACCGGCAGGCTTCTGCGCGGGCGCATCCGGCTCATGGACTATCTCAAGGAGTTCAATCTCTCCCAGAAACTCCTTGGGCGCCTCAGCAGTGCGGCCGCCTTGACGAAGGAGGAAGTGGCGACCGAAGCGGTAACCGAGCTTCTGGTGAATGCCTCGCGCAGCTATCGGCTGCAGCCGGTCATGGACGAGGAGGTCCTGCTGTTCCGCAGCCAGGCCCATCACAAGCGCGCACGGAAGCTCCTGTTCGGCTGGCGCGGTTTCATTCGTGAGGATAGCGCCGTCCACGATGTCGAGGGATGGCATGAGGATTCGCTGACGAGCGCGGGCATAGAAAGTCTGGCGGGAACGCTGTCGAGGCGCCTGGCGGCGGGAGGTTGA